A DNA window from Solanum lycopersicum chromosome 3, SLM_r2.1 contains the following coding sequences:
- the LOC101250872 gene encoding uncharacterized protein, whose amino-acid sequence MSSQPPTPPQPPHLHKKPTSFPDVIFTAFSLFVIFSSSNPTTSLLRKFTPLVSFPLNPRRFLRIPTMSNPSPSNLRNPIHHFPNPQSLSDWLRPRMPSDSFASWGVKPGTKNVSNLWLELSEGETLLADSTPPVRTVEVMVVKVIGKDNKVLVESHQELSDGAVRHRCRPLSEKMKPGETVEDAVFRAVKEELGSVLGGSFGQLRENGIVKILPNSYSKKVEERVSASYPGLPACYVLHTVEAAVDGLPEEEFCTEETDEYGDSSERMVINGAVSCKKHYWKWVDADSL is encoded by the coding sequence ATGTCTTCTCAGCCGCCGACGCCACCACAACCGCCGCATCTCCACAAGAAACCCACTTCCTTCCCTGACGTTATCTTCACTGCCTTTTCTCTCTTCGttatcttttcttcttcaaacccTACTACTTCCCTTCTACGTAAATTTACCCCTCTTGTTTCTTTTCCTTTAAACCCACGTAGATTTCTCAGAATTCCCACTATGTCAAACCCATCTCCCAGTAATCTTCGTAACCCTATTCATCACTTCCCCAATCCCCAATCACTCTCCGATTGGCTAAGGCCGCGTATGCCTTCTGATTCTTTTGCTTCTTGGGGTGTCAAGCCGGGAACCAAGAATGTTAGTAATCTCTGGCTTGAGTTGTCTGAAGGGGAGACTTTGCTGGCTGATTCTACGCCGCCGGTTCGAACTGTTGAGGTTATGGTTGTTAAGGTTATTGGAAAAGACAATAAGGTCCTTGTTGAATCGCACCAAGAATTGTCGGATGGTGCTGTTAGGCATAGATGTCGGCCGTTGTCGGAGAAGATGAAACCTGGCGAGACAGTTGAAGATGCGGTTTTTCGTGCTGTGAAAGAAGAGCTTGGTTCAGTGCTTGGTGGGTCTTTCGGTCAGCTCAGAGAGAATGGCATTGTTAAGATTTTGCCCAATTCGTATTCGAAGAAGGTGGAGGAAAGGGTTTCAGCGTCTTATCCTGGATTGcctgcttgttatgtgttgcATACAGTGGAGGCTGCAGTGGATGGTTTGCCTGAGGAGGAGTTTTGCACAGAAGAGACTGATGAATATGGAGATTCTAGTGAGAGGATGGTCATAAATGGTGCAGTTTCCTGTAAAAAGCATTACTGGAAGTGGGTTGATGCTGATTCGTTGTGA
- the LOC101250578 gene encoding NDR1/HIN1-like protein 26 encodes MSPIDVKSPKHCEEKGFKVEKLFPKKKLFFCFSTISLSILSFIFLLYLTLHPTKPNFTLREADIYQLNLSGPRQLLNSSIQLTLVSKNPNKKVGIYYDELQVFASYKGQQITLHTSLPPFYQGHEDSNFLSALLIGNGLPVDPYFGYEVQRDQIVGKLIVNLKGSGRLRWKVGTWVSGKYRFNVDCVAIMPFGSSLPSGPLSFRQGAQCSTTL; translated from the coding sequence ATgtctccaattgatgtaaaatCCCCAAAACATTGTGAAGAAAAAGGGTTCAAAGTAGAAAAACTATTCCCAAAAAAGAAGTTATTCTTTTGCTTCTCTACAATTTCCCTCTCTATTCTATCattcatctttcttctttacctCACACTTCATCCTACAAAACCAAATTTCACACTAAGAGAAGCTGATATTTATCAACTCAATCTCTCAGGTCCGCGCCAACTGCTTAACTCATCCATTCAACTCACCCTTGTATCGAAGAATCCAAATAAGAAAGTTGGAATCTACTACGATGAATTGCAAGTCTTTGCTTCTTATAAAGGACAACAAATTACTCTTCATACTTCTCTTCCTCCATTTTATCAAGGCCATGAAGATAGTAACTTTTTATCTGCTTTGTTGATTGGTAATGGATTGCCAGTGGATCCTTATTTTGGTTATGAGGTGCAACGTGATCAAATTGTTGGAAAATTGATTGTGAATTTGAAAGGAAGTGGTAGGTTAAGATGGAAAGTTGGAACTTGGGTTTCTGGCAAGTATAGGTTTAATGTTGATTGTGTTGCTATTATGCCTTTTGGATCTTCCTTGCCATCTGGTCCCCTTAGTTTTAGACAAGGAGCTCAATGTTCTACTACCCTTTGA